The following coding sequences are from one Arthrobacter sp. PvP023 window:
- a CDS encoding 8-oxo-dGTP diphosphatase encodes MTSTPVTLCFLLRDWPDGRTEVLLGLKKTGFGRGKIVGLGGHVEPGESHAEAACREVQEESGVIVLERDLRPAGVVEFVFPHRPEWNMHTTLFTTRRWQGEPVESPEIDPEWFDVLSLPVDSMWQDADHWLPPVLEGGTVDIVVTLNADNETVASSVSVLRTL; translated from the coding sequence ATGACCTCGACGCCCGTAACCCTCTGCTTCCTGCTCCGGGACTGGCCCGACGGCCGAACGGAAGTCCTTCTCGGCCTCAAGAAGACCGGCTTCGGCAGGGGCAAGATCGTGGGGCTGGGCGGTCATGTGGAGCCGGGGGAGAGCCACGCCGAAGCCGCCTGCCGGGAGGTCCAGGAAGAGTCCGGCGTCATAGTGCTCGAGCGGGACCTGCGCCCTGCCGGCGTGGTGGAGTTTGTCTTTCCCCACCGCCCGGAATGGAACATGCACACCACCCTGTTCACCACCCGCCGGTGGCAGGGCGAGCCGGTGGAAAGTCCGGAGATCGACCCCGAATGGTTTGATGTACTGTCGCTGCCGGTGGACAGCATGTGGCAGGACGCGGACCACTGGCTGCCGCCGGTACTGGAAGGCGGGACGGTGGACATCGTGGTCACCCTCAACGCCGACAACGAAACGGTGGCCTCTTCAGTGAGCGTCTTGCGGACCCTGTAA
- the xerD gene encoding site-specific tyrosine recombinase XerD codes for MGSTVTPAPERAGAEPTRAEPTRAEPTRAEPTRAGQTQSEGSGRPRNAIDRAVNDYLQHMGVERGLAANTLSAYRRDLARYANYLAVCGPERPGDVTRRHVTGFVQALSDGSDGGTALGVRSAARTVVAVRGLHKFWALEGITTADPASDVHPPMPGKRLPKAISVDEVTRILEAAGTDTATGLRDRALLEFLYSTGARISEAVGLDVDDISLQTEQAGPAIVRLFGKGSKERLVPLGSYGARALDAYLVRGRPLLAAKGKGTPALFLNARGGRISRQSAWTILKAAADKANITKDVSPHTLRHSFATHLLEGGADVRVVQELLGHASVTTTQVYTLVTADTLREIYAAAHPRALG; via the coding sequence ATGGGCAGCACCGTCACTCCCGCGCCGGAACGTGCCGGTGCTGAACCAACGCGTGCAGAACCAACCCGTGCGGAGCCAACGCGTGCTGAACCAACCCGTGCCGGACAAACACAAAGCGAAGGTTCCGGCCGGCCACGCAACGCCATAGACCGCGCCGTGAACGACTACCTCCAGCACATGGGCGTGGAGCGTGGTCTGGCGGCGAACACGTTGTCCGCCTACCGCCGTGACCTTGCCCGGTACGCGAACTACCTCGCCGTATGCGGCCCGGAACGCCCGGGCGATGTCACCCGGCGGCACGTCACCGGGTTTGTGCAGGCATTGTCCGACGGTTCCGACGGCGGGACAGCACTCGGTGTCAGGTCCGCCGCCCGGACCGTCGTGGCGGTCCGCGGCCTCCATAAGTTCTGGGCGCTGGAAGGAATTACGACGGCGGATCCCGCCAGCGATGTCCACCCGCCCATGCCCGGCAAACGGCTGCCCAAGGCCATCAGTGTGGACGAAGTCACCCGGATCCTGGAAGCGGCCGGTACCGACACGGCTACAGGCTTGAGGGACCGGGCCCTGCTGGAGTTTCTCTATTCCACCGGTGCCCGCATCAGCGAGGCGGTGGGCCTGGACGTCGACGACATATCGCTCCAGACGGAGCAGGCCGGCCCGGCCATCGTCCGGCTCTTCGGCAAGGGGTCCAAGGAACGCCTGGTGCCGCTTGGGTCCTACGGAGCGCGTGCCCTTGACGCGTACCTGGTGCGCGGCCGGCCGCTGCTGGCCGCCAAAGGCAAGGGTACGCCGGCGCTGTTCCTGAACGCCCGCGGCGGCCGGATCAGCCGGCAGAGCGCGTGGACGATCCTCAAGGCTGCTGCAGACAAGGCCAACATCACCAAGGACGTTTCGCCCCACACGCTCCGCCACTCGTTCGCCACCCATCTCCTGGAAGGTGGTGCGGACGTGCGGGTGGTGCAGGAACTTCTCGGCCACGCCTCTGTCACCACCACCCAGGTCTACACGCTGGTGACGGCAGATACCCTGCGGGAGATTTACGCCGCGGCCCACCCGAGGGCGCTGGGCTGA
- a CDS encoding RNA polymerase sigma factor, with translation MLGARERSFTVLHSEHFGRIYRYIAYRINDADRAEELAADVFRIAWEKDLPEQPGIGWLVAAARNVVANEYKGRHRQQLLRRRLQDQVRAAAATNDNESNAVADVLAKLNDKQREVLMLAYWDGLTTAELAESLGCSLSAAGVRLHRARKSFAGMVPAHLMNERTA, from the coding sequence ATGTTGGGGGCACGGGAGCGCTCATTCACGGTTTTGCACTCGGAGCACTTCGGACGCATCTACCGGTATATCGCTTATCGAATCAACGATGCAGACCGGGCAGAGGAGCTCGCGGCAGATGTTTTCAGGATTGCCTGGGAGAAGGATCTCCCCGAGCAACCAGGGATTGGCTGGCTTGTTGCCGCCGCCCGGAACGTTGTGGCCAACGAGTACAAGGGCCGTCACCGTCAGCAGCTGCTGCGGCGAAGACTGCAGGACCAGGTAAGGGCCGCAGCGGCTACGAACGACAATGAATCCAACGCCGTGGCCGACGTCCTCGCAAAGCTGAACGACAAACAGCGCGAAGTGCTTATGCTCGCCTACTGGGACGGGCTGACAACAGCTGAACTCGCCGAAAGCCTGGGCTGCTCCCTCTCTGCTGCAGGCGTGCGCCTGCACCGGGCCAGGAAATCATTCGCCGGCATGGTCCCGGCACACCTGATGAACGAAAGGACGGCCTAG
- a CDS encoding NUDIX hydrolase: MPGMPETPNAARQVSDAPSPRRLLSSRKVYEGRIWDVVSDSFQLSEHGDELVRDYIDHPGAVAVLPMNDAGEVLLMKQYRHPVGMDLWEIPAGLLDIEGEDFVVGAARELAEEADLVAGSWNVLADFFNSPGSSSEAIRIYLARDLSDVPDHELHVRTDEEAEIELHWTPLEEAVAAVLEGRLHNPSAVVGILAAAAARADDFEHLRPANAPWPAHPSQR, from the coding sequence ATGCCCGGTATGCCTGAAACCCCCAATGCTGCACGGCAGGTTTCGGATGCGCCGAGCCCGCGCCGTCTTTTGTCGTCCCGGAAGGTGTACGAAGGCCGCATCTGGGACGTCGTCAGCGACAGTTTCCAGCTCAGCGAACACGGCGACGAACTGGTGCGCGACTACATCGACCACCCGGGTGCGGTGGCAGTCCTGCCGATGAACGATGCCGGCGAAGTTCTGCTGATGAAGCAGTACCGGCATCCCGTCGGCATGGACCTGTGGGAGATCCCGGCCGGCCTGCTGGACATTGAGGGCGAGGACTTCGTGGTGGGCGCCGCACGTGAGCTCGCCGAGGAGGCAGACCTGGTAGCCGGCAGCTGGAATGTGCTGGCCGACTTCTTCAACTCCCCGGGATCCTCGAGCGAGGCGATCCGCATTTACCTCGCCCGGGATTTGAGTGACGTGCCGGATCATGAACTCCACGTCCGAACGGATGAGGAAGCCGAGATAGAACTGCACTGGACACCGTTGGAGGAAGCGGTGGCGGCCGTTCTGGAGGGCCGGCTGCACAACCCGTCCGCCGTCGTCGGAATTCTTGCCGCCGCGGCAGCACGCGCGGACGACTTCGAGCATCTGCGTCCGGCAAACGCCCCCTGGCCCGCCCATCCCAGCCAGCGTTAA